The following coding sequences lie in one Rhinolophus ferrumequinum isolate MPI-CBG mRhiFer1 chromosome 14, mRhiFer1_v1.p, whole genome shotgun sequence genomic window:
- the GRINA gene encoding protein lifeguard 1, with amino-acid sequence MPHEKSFLVSGDSYPPPNVGYPGGPQPPMPPYPGAPYPQPPFQPSPYGQPGYPQGPSPYPQGGYPQDPYSQGGYPQGPYPQGGYPQGPYPQGGYPQGPYPQSPFPPNPYGQPQAFPAQDPGSPQHGNYHEEGPPSYYDNQDFPATNWDDKSIRQAFIRKVFLVLTLQLSVTLSTVAVFTFVREVKGFVQKNVWTYYVSYAVFFISLIVLSCCGDFRRKHPWNLIALSILTISLSYMVGMIASFYNTEAVIMAVGITTTVCFTVVIFSMQTRYDFTSCMGVLLVSMVVLVVFALLCIFIRSRILEIVYASLGALLFTCFLAVDTQLLLGNKQLSLSPEEYVFAALNLYTDIINIFLYILTIIGRAKE; translated from the exons ATGCCCCATGAGAAGAGTTTCTTGGTGTCTGGGGACAGCTATCCTCCCCCCAATGTTGGATATCCTGGGGGGCCCCAGCCCCCCATGCCTCCCTACCCTGGGGCCCCTTACCCACAGCCCCCATTCCAACCTTCCCCCTATGGCCAGCCGGGGTATCCCCAGGGTCCCAGTCCCTACCCCCAAGGGGGCTACCCTCAGGACCCCTATTCTCAAGGAGGCTACCCCCAGGGCCCCTATCCCCAAGGAGGCTACCCACAGGGTCCCTACCCTCAAGGGGGCTACCCCCAGGGGCCATATCCACAGAGCCCCTTTCCCCCCAACCCCTATGGACAACCACAGGCCTTCCCGGCACAGGACCCTGGCT CGCCTCAGCATGGGAACTATCATGAAGAAGGACCCCCATCCTACTATGACAACCAGGACTTCCCTGCCACCAACTGGGATGACAAAAGCATTCGCCAGGCCTTCATCCGGAag GTGTTCCTGGTGCTGACTCTGCAGCTGTCCGTGACTCTGTCCACTGTGGCCGTGTTCACGTTCGTCAGGGAGGTGAAGGGCTTCGTCCAGAAGAACGTCTGGACCTATTATGTCTCCTATGCCGTCTTCTTCATCTCCCTCATTGTCCTCAGCTGCTGTGGGGACTTCAGACGAAAACACCCCTGGAACCTTATTGCACTG TCGATCCTGACCATCAGCTTGTCCTACATGGTGGGCATGATCGCCAGCTTCTACAACACTGAGGCGGTCATCATGGCTGTGGGCATCACCACAACGGTCTGCTTCACGGTGGTCATCTTCTCCATGCAG ACACGCTACGACTTCACGTCGTGCATGGGCGTGCTGCTGGTGAgcatggtggtgctggtggtgttCGCCCTGCTCTGCATCTTCATCCGTAGCCGCATCTTGGAGATTGTGTACGCCTCGCTTGGCGCCCTGCTCTTCACCTGC TTCCTGGCGGTAGACACCCAGCTGCTGCTGGGGAACAAGCAGCTGTCCCTGAGCCCGGAGGAGTACGTGTTCGCAGCACTGAACCTGTACACGGACATCATCAACATTTTCCTGTACATTCTCACCATTATCGGCCGCGCCAAGGAGTAG
- the SPATC1 gene encoding speriolin codes for MSLLTNYEGLRHQIEKLVRENEELKKLVRLICENHELKSAIKTQAGSLGIGGFTGRLGEVAAGPSQCHGVFLPPSLTATNEPVLEEVGIVALAPLADMLNSPQPIPPAGSIMSPLTGPLNALLPCPGSMSQNSQLTSHLTSPMSVPTAGTLASSLDLPSTGPLVPNSHLTSPISLGLPSTGPLTANSPLAGPLAISLGSPLLTSMAAPLGVSQNLANPMRNLVPSEAPRAQLAQPLRGCPSGPHPSADGRPAGTSKVPLSTEHPQPTLDQEPLSVTFVGAPIQTSTPVGTVGMAGPTTAFSYGTSDTQTQPGAPQGQAVIASVPTSSTATRTVTVLPSAPTPTPQAATNYTSSTTHIAQRNPHSPTRAHHSPTRPSPTSHSPPRNPHSPPRTSSSPASVNDPRGPRGTETSRKSILDLERKLAHRKTSKFPDSHREPKPLAWERLVGEIAFQLDRRILSSIFPERVRLYGFTVSNIPEKIIQASLNPSNHKLDEELCQELTQRYVSIMNRLQSLGYNGRLHPALTEQLVNAYGILRERPELAASEGGSYSLEFLQRVLVETMHPSMLTDGLLLLSCLSQLAHDDGKPMFIW; via the exons ATGTCTCTACTCACCAATTATGAGGGGCTTCGGCATCAAATCGAGAAGCTGGTGCGGGAAAATGAGGAACTAAAGAAGCTGGTGCGTCTCATTTGTGAGAATCACGAGCTCAAGTCAGCCATCAAGACACAAGCGGGAAGCCTGGGCATCGGCGGGTTCACCGGCAGGCTTGGTGAGGTGGCAGCCGGCCCTTCTCAGTGCCATG GTGTCTTCCTGCCCCCATCTCTGACAGCAACAAATGAGCCCGTCCTGGAAGAAGTGGGGATTGTAGCCCTGGCGCCCCTGGCCGACATGCTAAACAGCCCACAGCCCATTCCCCCAGCAGGCTCCATCATGAGCCCCCTGACGGGCCCTCTCAATGCACTGCTGCCCTGCCCAGGGTCCATGTCACAGAACAGCCAACTCACCAGCCACCTGACCAGCCCCATGTCAGTGCCCACGGCGGGCACACTGGCCAGCTCCCTGGACCTGCCTTCCACTGGCCCCCTGGTTCCAAATAGCCACCTGACCAGCCCCAT CTCCCTGGGCCTGCCTTCCACTGGCCCCCTGACTGCAAATAGCCCGCTGGCAGGCCCCCTGGCCATATCTCTGGGCAGCCCCCTGCTCACCTCCATGGCGGCCCCGCTAGGCGTCTCTCAGAACCTGGCCAACCCCATGAGAAATCTGGTGCCATCAGAGGCCCCGAGGGCACAGCTGGCACAGCCACTCCGCGGATGCCCCTCTGGACCCCATCCCTCAGCTGATGGGAGACCTGCTGGCACCTCCAAAG TACCACTCTCCACCGAGCACCCCCAGCCGACTCTGGACCAGGAGCCCCTCAGCGTGACATTTGTGGGTGCTCCCATCCAGACCTCCACTCCTGTGGGCACAGTGGGCATGGCCGGCCCTACGACAGCCTTCTCCTATGGCACCTCAGACACCCAAACGCAGCCTGGTGCCCCCCAGGGACAAGCGGTTAttgcctctgtccccacctcctcAACTGCTACCCGCACCGTCACAgtcctcccctctgcccccactcccaccccccaagctGCTACCAACTACACTTCAAGTACCACCCACATTGCTCAGCGcaacccccactcccccacccggGCACACCACTCCCCCACCAGGCCCTcgcccacctcccactcccctccACGCAATCCCCACTCCCCGCCTCGAACCTCCTCCTCCCCGGCCTCTGTCAACGACCCCCGGGGCCCACGGGGCACTGAAACATCTCGGAAAAGCATTCTGGATTTGGAGCGGAAGCTGGCTCACCGCAAGACCAGCAAGTTCCCGGACAGCCACCGAG AGCCTAAGCCGCTGGCTTGGGAGCGGCTGGTGGGGGAGATTGCCTTCCAGCTGGACCGCAGGATCCTATCCAGCATCTTTCCCGAGCGCGTGCGCCTCTACGGCTTCACCGTCTCCAACATTCCCGAGAAGATCATCCAG GCCTCCCTGAACCCCAGCAACCACAAGCTGGATGAGGAGTTGTGCCAGGAGCTCACACAGCGCTACGTGAGCATAATGAACCGGCTGCAGAGCCTGGGCTACAACGGGCGGCTGCACCCGGCACTGACAGAGCAGCTGGTGAACGCCTACGGCATCCTGCGCGAGCGGCCAGAGCTGGCTGCCTCGGAAGGCGGCTCCTACTCCCTGGAGTTCCTGCAGCGCGTGCTGGTGGAGACCATGCACCCCAGCATGCTCACAGACGGGCTGCTGCTGCTCTCCTGCCTCAGCCAGCTGGCACACGATGATGGCAAGCCCATGTTCATCTGGTGA